One window of the Mixophyes fleayi isolate aMixFle1 chromosome 6, aMixFle1.hap1, whole genome shotgun sequence genome contains the following:
- the LOC142160247 gene encoding interferon-induced protein with tetratricopeptide repeats 5-like, protein MSELSKNTLKSRLLQLKCHFTWGLLEEDTDIDVIEERLYNQMTFLVTKNKYMVYNLLAYVMHLKGIYTKAIANLEEAEEKIKENNPDVTYRRYLVTYGNYAWVYYHLKRFDDSQNYIDKIDNINKELTLSPNDSQDIAEIYGEQGWSLLKFCGQYYEKAKECFEKSLELDPEDPEWNSGYATAVYRLEGFNGRRCPASECKSLPLLKRAVQLNPKDAVVKALLALKLQDLKRADEGRKYVEEALEQAPNLPYLLRYVAKYYRRAGLVGEALRVLKTAVDLMPTSSFLHHQIGLCFRQEMINNKKEFKKVNFQNRQMHTKKVDELTKKAIFHFEKALEYEETFVYAHIDLANMYSEAKEYQKAEDTFKKVLTFTNLIDEEKQQILLNYGRFEEYNKKSESEAIKHYKKGFQITEPNLHRKDCEKALKRLAENKIRSDHRDALGFGLLGFIFKNNGNTSEAIEYYEQALKYDPYNEEYLSDLCDLKLMI, encoded by the coding sequence TGAGTTGTCCAAGAATACCTTGAAATCACGCCTGCTACAGCTAAAATGCCATTTCACTTGGGGTCTTCTGGAAGAAGATACTGATATTGATGTAATAGAAGAAAGATTATACAACCAGATGACATTTCTGGTAACCAAAAACAAATACATGGTGTACAATCTACTGGCCTATGTAATGCACCTGAAAGGCATCTACACAAAAGCCATTGCCAACTTAGAGGAAGCAGAGGAAAAGATTAAAGAGAATAATCCAGATGTGACATACAGAAGGTATCTGGTGACATACGGAAACTATGCCTGGGTCTACTACCACTTAAAACGGTTTGACGATTCTCAGAACTACATAGACAAGATAGACAACATTAATAAAGAATTAACACTTTCACCAAATGACAGTCAAGACATAGCTGAGATTTATGGAGAACAAGGGTGGTCATTGTTAAAGTTTTGTGGACAATATTACGAGAAAGCTAAAGAATGTTTTGAGAAGTCTCTTGAGCTAGACCCAGAAGATCCTGAGTGGAACTCTGGCTATGCAACAGCAGTTTATCGACTGGAAGGGTTCAATGGAAGAAGATGTCCTGCTTCAGAATGCAAATCATTACCACTGTTGAAACGTGCAGTACAGCTAAATCCAAAAGATGCCGTGGTGAAGGCACTTCTTGCATTGAAACTACAAGACCTAAAAAGAGCTGATGAGGGAAGAAAATATGTTGAAGAAGCTCTAGAACAAGCTCCAAACCTTCCATATCTACTTCGCTATGTTGCAAAGTATTACAGAAGAGCTGGGCTGGTGGGTGAAGCTCTGCGTGTCCTGAAAACTGCAGTAGACCTTATGCCAACTTCTTCATTTCTACACCACCAAATAGGACTATGTTTCAGACAAGAGATGATTAATAACAAGAAGGAATTCAAAAAGGTGAACTTTCAAAATAGACAAATGCACACCAAAAAAGTTGATGAACTCACCAAAAAAGCCATTTTTCACTTTGAAAAAGCACTGGAATATGAGGAAACATTTGTATATGCACACATAGACTTAGCAAATATGTACAGCGAAGCAAAGGAATACCAAAAAGCAGAAGATACATTTAAAAAGGTTTTGACATTCACCAATCTTATAGATGAAGAGAAACAGCAGATCTTATTGAATTATGGACGTTTTGAAGAATATAACAAGAAATCTGAAAGTGAAGctataaaacattataaaaaaggtTTCCAGATAACTGAACCAAATCTACACAGAAAAGACTGTGAGAAAGCTTTAAAAAGACTAGCGGAGAATAAGATTAGGAGTGACCACAGGGATGCTCTGGGGTTCGGTTTGCTTGGATTTATCTTTAAAAATAATGGTAACACCTCAGAGGCAATTGAGTATTATGAACAAGCCTTAAAATATGATCCTTATAATGAGGAATATCTGAGTGATCTCTGTGATCTGAAGTTGATGATATGA
- the LOC142161123 gene encoding interferon-induced protein with tetratricopeptide repeats 5-like has protein sequence MSEQPEIALKSRLLQLKCHFTWGLLEKDADIDGLEERLYNQLTFLATKNKYMVYNLLAYVMHLKGDYAKAVSNLEDAEEKIKENNPNGIPVSFLVTFGNYAWVHYHLKRYEDSQNYIDKIEQINSGLQLLLDDRQDIADIYGEQGWSLLTFCRPYYKKAKECFEKALELDPEDPEWNTGYATAVYRLETFKGKKWPAAQCRSLPLLKRAIELDPNDAVLKALLALKLQDLKRADEGRKYVEEALEQAPNLPYVLRYVAKFYRKAKLVDEALRVLKTAVDLMPTSAFLHHQIGLCYKQKMNKKNIRKEVIEKVIFHFEKALEYEKCFMYGQNLANMYSKAAEYQKAEDTFKMILTFTNITDVELQQIHLDYGHFQEHIKKSESEAIKQYKKGFQIAKPSQYRKSCENALKSLAERKIQSDPSDALGYGLLGFIYKKNGKTSEAIESYEKALIYDLHNEEYLNDLCDLKFML, from the exons ATGAG TGAGCAACCAGAGATTGCCTTGAAATCACGCCTGTTACAGCTAAAATGTCATTTCACCTGGGGGCTTCTGGAAAAAGACGCTGATATTGATGGACTAGAAGAAAGATTGTACAACCAGCTGACATTTCTGGCCACCAAAAACAAATACATGGTGTACAATCTACTGGCCTATGTAATGCACCTTAAAGGGGACTATGCAAAAGCTGTTTCCAACTTAGAGGATGCTGAAGAAAAGATTAAAGAGAATAATCCAAATGGGATACCTGTCTCGTTTCTTGTGACATTTGGTAACTACGCCTGGGTGCACTATCACTTAAAACGATATGAAGATTCTCAGAACTACATAGACAAAATAGAACAAATTAATAGTGGATTACAACTGTTGTTAGATGACAGACAAGACATAGCTGATATTTATGGGGAACAAGGGTGGTCATTGTTAACATTTTGTAGGCCATATTACAAAAAAGCTAAAGAATGTTTTGAGAAGGCTCTTGAGCTAGACCCAGAAGATCCTGAGTGGAACACTGGTTACGCAACAGCAGTTTATCGATTGGAAACATTCAAAGGCAAAAAGTGGCCTGCTGCACAATGTAGGTCATTACCGTTGTTGAAACGTGCTATAGAGCTAGATCCAAATGATGCCGTGCTGAAGGCACTTCTTGCATTGAAGCTACAGGACCTAAAAAGAGCTGATGAGGGCAGAAAATATGTTGAAGAAGCTCTAGAACAAGCTCCAAACCTTCCTTACGTTCTTCGCTATGTTGCCAAGTTTTATAGAAAGGCTAAGCTGGTGGATGAAGCTCTGCGTGTCCTGAAAACTGCAGTAGACCTTATGCCAACTTCTGCATTTCTACATCACCAAATAGGACTATGCTACAAACAAAAGATGAATAAGAAGAATATAAGAAAGGAAGTAATTGAAAAAGTCATATTTCACTTTGAAAAAGCGCTAGAATACGAGAAATGCTTTATGTATGGACAAAACTTAGCAAATATGTACAGTAAAGCAGCGGAATACCAAAAAGCAGAAGATACGTTTAAAATGATTTTGACATTCACCAATATTACAGATGTAGAGCTACAGCAGATTCACTTAGATTATGGGCATTTTCAAGAACATATCAAGAAATCCGAAAGTGAAGctataaaacagtataaaaaagGTTTCCAGATAGCTAAACCTAGCCAATACAGAAAAAGCTGTGAGAATGCATTAAAAAGCCTAGCAGAAAGGAAGATTCAGAGTGACCCTAGTGATGCCCTGGGATATGGTTTGCTTGGATTTATCTATAAGAAAAATGGGAAAACCTCAGAAGCAATTGAATCTTATGAAAAAGCCTTAATATATGATCTTCACAATGAGGAATATCTGAATGATCTCTGTGATCTGAAatttatgttataa